A region from the uncultured Stenotrophomonas sp. genome encodes:
- the trbB gene encoding putative conjugal transfer protein TrbB (Evidence 3 : Function proposed based on presence of conserved amino acid motif, structural feature or limited homology) → MSAVPQSMSATSFDRRIQMLRTAMGPLIAAALEDPDVVEVMLNPDRTLWVDRLSSGRAPMGVELPEADGERIIRLVAAHVGAEVHRDQPLLSAELPETGERFEGILPPAAPGPAFALRKRAIGVIPLERYVIDGMMTSAQAGFLVRAVRERQNVLIAGATSSGKTTLANALLAEIAATGDRVLVLEDTVELQCAARDHVPLRTRAGVVSMTELVRSSMRLRPDRVVVGEVRGAEALDLIKVWGTGHPGGIATIHAGSALGALLRLEQLILEVAVNPPRALIAEAVNVVIYIAGRGRKRRIESIARVIGFDGVGYQLADAMDAPFPAPPSPSDLSSPSLNHPGELP, encoded by the coding sequence ATGAGCGCCGTTCCCCAATCCATGTCCGCCACGTCGTTCGACCGCCGCATCCAGATGCTGCGCACGGCGATGGGGCCGCTGATCGCCGCCGCGCTCGAAGACCCGGACGTGGTGGAGGTGATGCTGAACCCCGATCGCACCCTTTGGGTGGATCGGCTTTCTAGTGGACGCGCGCCGATGGGCGTGGAACTGCCCGAGGCGGACGGCGAGCGAATCATCCGCCTCGTCGCGGCCCACGTCGGCGCGGAAGTCCATCGCGACCAGCCGCTGCTGTCCGCCGAGTTGCCCGAAACGGGCGAACGCTTCGAGGGCATCTTGCCGCCGGCAGCGCCGGGGCCGGCCTTCGCGTTGCGCAAGCGCGCCATCGGCGTGATTCCACTGGAGCGGTACGTCATCGACGGGATGATGACCAGCGCGCAAGCGGGCTTTCTCGTTCGCGCCGTGCGCGAGCGCCAGAACGTCCTGATCGCCGGCGCCACCAGCAGCGGCAAGACCACGCTCGCCAATGCTTTGCTCGCCGAAATCGCCGCCACCGGCGACCGCGTACTGGTGCTCGAAGACACGGTGGAACTGCAATGCGCGGCCCGCGACCACGTTCCGCTGCGCACCCGCGCAGGCGTGGTGTCGATGACCGAACTGGTGCGCTCGTCCATGCGCCTGCGCCCTGATCGCGTCGTCGTCGGCGAGGTGCGCGGCGCCGAGGCGCTGGATCTCATCAAGGTGTGGGGCACGGGCCACCCCGGCGGCATCGCCACGATCCATGCCGGCTCCGCGCTCGGCGCGCTGCTGCGCCTGGAGCAACTGATTCTCGAAGTGGCCGTTAACCCGCCGCGTGCGCTGATCGCCGAGGCGGTCAACGTGGTGATCTACATCGCCGGGCGTGGGCGTAAGCGCCGCATCGAAAGCATCGCCCGCGTCATCGGCTTCGACGGCGTGGGCTACCAACTGGCGGACGCGATGGATGCGCCGTTTCCCGCGCCGCCATCGCCGTCCGACCTTTCTTCCCCGTCCCTCAACCACCCTGGAGAACTGCCATGA
- a CDS encoding CopG-like domain-containing protein DNA-binding protein, with translation MSHYRLNLFIQPEHAKRLDELAAKKGVSKSSIVAAALASWLSPDAADQREAAIAKRLDRLSRQAERMERDQNIAIETLALFIRYYLTVSTPVPEAHQEAARAQGKARFEQFTEQLGRHLMRGRSLVRDVVEELHPDPMRMEDAAVVAKAQERAS, from the coding sequence ATGAGCCACTACCGCCTGAACCTCTTTATCCAGCCGGAGCACGCCAAGCGGCTCGATGAGCTGGCCGCCAAGAAAGGTGTGTCCAAGTCGTCCATCGTCGCGGCGGCGCTCGCCTCGTGGCTGTCGCCCGATGCCGCCGACCAGCGCGAGGCCGCCATCGCCAAGCGCCTTGATCGCCTGTCTCGCCAGGCCGAGCGCATGGAGCGCGACCAGAACATCGCCATCGAGACGCTGGCGCTGTTCATCCGCTACTACCTGACCGTCAGCACGCCGGTTCCCGAGGCGCACCAAGAAGCCGCCCGCGCCCAAGGCAAGGCACGCTTCGAGCAGTTCACCGAGCAGCTTGGCCGCCACCTGATGCGCGGGCGCAGCCTGGTGCGCGACGTGGTGGAAGAACTGCATCCCGACCCGATGCGGATGGAGGACGCGGCGGTAGTCGCCAAAGCGCAGGAGCGTGCGTCATGA
- the traG gene encoding Conjugal transfer protein TraG: protein MQGTNVLFGQIAVVFGIVIAGVWGATQWTAAALGYQLRLGSPWFDLLGRPIYHPWKLFEWWFFFGAYAPVVFDTGGAIAGASGMVAVVVAIAMSVWRSRQARLVTTYGSARWANAQDIRQAGLTQPAGVFLGQHDRQYLRHEGPEHVLTFAPTRSGKGVGLVVPTLLSWPASAVIHDIKGENWQITAGWRSRFSHCLLFNPTDAKSAAYNPLLEVRRGAHEVRDVQNIADILVDPEGALEKRNHWEKTSHALLVGAILHVLYAGADKTLRGVANFLSDPASPFELTLHRMMTTPHLGDGPHPVVASAAREVLNKSDNERSGVLSTAMSFLGLYRDPTVAEVTSRCDWRIADLIAAEHPVSLYLVVPPSDISRTKPLIRLILNQIGRRLTESLDGSDGIARRHKLLLMLDEFPALGRLDFFETALAFMAGYGIRSFLIAQSLNQIDKAYGQNHSILDNCHVRVTFATNDERTAKRISETLGTATELRAQRNYAGHRLAPWLGHLMVSRQETARPLLTPGEVMQLPPDEAVVMVSSVAPIKAKKLRYYADANFKRRVLPPPTPADGQYADAPPARADDWSGLVIPAAPPAPATASADGLENLGSADDGGPRRQPELTEAVAYDPELAAPTADLGLLDDDDDLPLPLPRQLDPAMQRTARLASLDPNDGIEL, encoded by the coding sequence ATGCAAGGGACGAACGTGCTGTTCGGTCAGATTGCCGTGGTATTCGGCATCGTGATCGCCGGCGTGTGGGGCGCCACACAATGGACAGCAGCCGCCCTTGGCTATCAGCTACGCCTTGGCTCGCCCTGGTTCGATCTTCTTGGCAGGCCGATCTACCACCCGTGGAAGCTGTTTGAGTGGTGGTTCTTCTTCGGTGCCTATGCGCCGGTGGTCTTCGACACCGGCGGTGCCATTGCCGGCGCCAGCGGCATGGTCGCGGTGGTCGTCGCCATTGCCATGTCGGTATGGCGCTCGCGTCAAGCGCGCCTGGTCACGACCTACGGCTCTGCGCGCTGGGCGAACGCGCAGGACATTCGCCAGGCCGGCCTCACGCAGCCTGCCGGCGTGTTCCTGGGCCAGCATGATCGGCAGTACCTCCGTCACGAAGGCCCAGAACACGTCCTGACCTTCGCGCCCACGCGCTCGGGTAAAGGTGTCGGCCTGGTGGTGCCGACGCTCCTATCCTGGCCGGCCTCGGCCGTCATCCACGACATCAAGGGCGAGAACTGGCAGATCACCGCAGGCTGGCGCTCACGTTTCTCGCATTGCCTGCTGTTCAACCCAACCGATGCGAAGTCGGCAGCCTACAACCCGCTGCTGGAGGTGCGGCGCGGTGCGCATGAAGTGCGCGACGTGCAGAACATCGCGGACATTCTGGTCGATCCCGAAGGCGCGCTGGAGAAGCGCAACCATTGGGAGAAGACCTCGCACGCGCTGCTGGTCGGGGCCATCCTGCACGTGCTCTACGCGGGTGCAGACAAGACGCTGCGCGGCGTCGCCAACTTCCTCTCCGACCCGGCCAGCCCGTTCGAGCTGACCTTGCACCGGATGATGACCACGCCCCACCTGGGCGATGGGCCGCATCCGGTCGTGGCCTCGGCGGCGCGCGAAGTGCTCAACAAATCGGACAACGAGCGTTCCGGCGTGTTGAGCACCGCCATGTCGTTCCTCGGCCTCTACCGTGATCCCACGGTGGCCGAAGTCACGTCGCGCTGCGACTGGCGCATCGCTGACCTGATCGCGGCCGAGCATCCGGTATCGCTGTATCTGGTGGTGCCGCCTTCGGACATATCGCGGACGAAGCCGCTCATTCGTCTGATCCTCAACCAGATCGGGCGGCGCCTCACCGAATCGCTCGATGGTTCCGATGGCATCGCGCGCCGCCACAAGCTGCTGCTGATGCTCGACGAGTTCCCGGCGCTGGGGCGCCTGGACTTCTTCGAGACGGCGCTGGCCTTCATGGCGGGCTACGGCATCCGCAGCTTCCTGATCGCGCAGTCGCTCAACCAGATCGACAAGGCGTATGGGCAAAACCACTCCATCCTCGACAACTGCCATGTGCGCGTGACGTTCGCCACCAACGACGAGCGCACCGCCAAACGCATCTCCGAAACGCTGGGCACCGCCACCGAGCTGCGCGCGCAACGCAACTACGCCGGCCACAGATTGGCCCCGTGGCTCGGCCACTTGATGGTGTCGCGGCAGGAAACAGCGCGCCCGCTGCTGACGCCGGGTGAGGTGATGCAGCTTCCGCCTGACGAGGCGGTGGTGATGGTGTCCAGCGTCGCGCCGATCAAGGCGAAGAAGCTGCGCTACTACGCGGACGCCAATTTCAAGCGCCGCGTGCTGCCACCGCCCACGCCGGCGGATGGGCAGTACGCCGACGCGCCGCCGGCCCGCGCCGACGACTGGAGCGGGCTGGTGATTCCTGCTGCACCCCCTGCGCCGGCCACGGCATCCGCCGATGGCCTGGAGAACTTGGGTTCGGCCGACGACGGTGGCCCGCGCCGCCAGCCCGAACTAACTGAGGCCGTCGCCTACGACCCCGAATTGGCCGCGCCCACGGCCGACCTTGGGCTGCTCGATGACGACGACGACTTGCCGCTTCCCCTTCCGCGCCAGCTCGATCCAGCCATGCAGCGCACGGCCCGGCTGGCTTCCCTCGACCCCAACGACGGAATCGAGCTATGA
- a CDS encoding Lipoprotein (Transfer module of CMGI-3) — protein MKKIVPLLLGVALTACGQSEVPQKANTSEADIATVEELAANPERLKELRQQCKTDRPKVGDVLCNRVAEATRKRFYGDGETPYTPPKESPKF, from the coding sequence ATGAAGAAGATCGTTCCGCTGTTGCTAGGTGTCGCCTTGACTGCCTGCGGCCAATCTGAGGTGCCTCAGAAGGCCAATACGTCGGAGGCGGATATTGCAACGGTGGAAGAACTGGCGGCCAATCCCGAACGGCTTAAAGAACTGCGCCAGCAGTGCAAAACCGACCGCCCCAAGGTGGGAGACGTGCTCTGCAATCGAGTGGCGGAAGCCACGCGCAAGCGATTCTATGGGGACGGCGAAACGCCCTATACACCGCCGAAAGAGTCGCCAAAGTTCTGA
- the traR gene encoding Transcriptional regulator, LysR family (CMGI-3), with product MTSGRDSLRRACMDLRHFRYFIAVAEELHFARAAEKLHIEQSPLSRAIKELEEELGVTLFSRTTRSTRLTRVGQLFLESAYRVMAAFQQAQDSVKAVANGFQGQLRIALSDGITPSRLPILLALCRQEEPEIELRFFEVTLSQQIKGLQNDLYDVGFAQSDEVGDGIVAIPVWSDALMVAVPARHPLLAHKRIPLDELLRYPLVLCDPQICEGHAKHVDRVLRQADMEPLIAERVATGNLMMALVSAGFALALTGATHIAASREPGVVARPLASRVPPLTTYLLHTEGEPSDVLARFIERVQAIEVPDTPRSAMGHRPNPPEEAVP from the coding sequence ATGACCTCAGGGCGCGATTCCCTACGGCGGGCTTGTATGGATCTTAGGCATTTTAGGTACTTTATTGCCGTAGCCGAAGAGCTGCATTTTGCCCGTGCCGCGGAAAAACTGCATATCGAGCAATCGCCGCTATCGCGAGCCATAAAAGAACTAGAAGAAGAGTTGGGGGTGACACTCTTCTCACGTACCACGCGCAGCACTAGATTGACTCGCGTGGGTCAACTTTTTTTGGAGAGCGCATACAGGGTGATGGCTGCCTTTCAACAAGCCCAGGACAGTGTCAAGGCTGTCGCCAACGGCTTCCAGGGACAACTGCGCATTGCGTTATCGGATGGCATCACACCGTCGCGTCTACCGATATTGCTTGCGCTCTGTCGGCAAGAAGAGCCGGAAATTGAACTCCGGTTTTTTGAGGTGACGCTTTCGCAACAGATAAAAGGCCTTCAAAATGATTTGTATGACGTCGGCTTCGCGCAGTCCGATGAAGTCGGCGATGGAATTGTGGCAATACCTGTGTGGAGCGATGCGCTTATGGTGGCAGTGCCGGCCCGACACCCACTTCTGGCTCACAAGCGAATACCTTTGGATGAGCTATTGCGCTATCCGTTGGTCCTCTGCGATCCGCAGATCTGCGAAGGTCACGCAAAGCACGTTGATAGAGTGTTACGTCAGGCAGACATGGAGCCGCTGATTGCTGAACGGGTTGCTACTGGCAATTTAATGATGGCGCTGGTATCGGCTGGCTTTGCGTTAGCACTGACGGGCGCGACTCATATTGCTGCGAGCCGTGAACCAGGTGTCGTAGCACGACCACTGGCTTCGCGCGTGCCACCATTGACGACCTACCTGCTTCACACCGAAGGCGAACCCTCAGATGTATTGGCTCGCTTTATTGAGCGCGTGCAAGCCATCGAAGTACCTGATACCCCTCGATCCGCAATGGGCCACCGCCCCAATCCACCCGAGGAAGCTGTGCCATGA
- a CDS encoding hypothetical protein (Evidence 5 : No homology to any previously reported sequences), protein MVLIDKYTKLLLGYIPIISALTDASYFIKCSRLAGKSV, encoded by the coding sequence ATGGTTCTAATTGATAAGTACACAAAACTACTCCTTGGCTACATCCCAATAATCTCCGCCCTGACCGACGCGAGCTATTTCATCAAATGCAGCCGCCTCGCCGGGAAGAGTGTGTGA
- a CDS encoding hypothetical protein (Evidence 5 : No homology to any previously reported sequences), with protein sequence MESLRPQLAKGFRAQIGMGKSC encoded by the coding sequence ATGGAGAGCCTGCGCCCCCAACTAGCGAAAGGATTTCGGGCGCAGATTGGTATGGGCAAGAGTTGCTAA
- a CDS encoding putative Inositol-1-monophosphatase (Evidence 3 : Function proposed based on presence of conserved amino acid motif, structural feature or limited homology) gives MQLDMDLCSQHLKTVTQLLRENPAERNLRDAGGMISYVKEANSRACSLLKTALAEAYPDISWGYSERTGASFSNGSGSGASWIYDPIDGAYHYLMGLPLWSSSLALVVNGETRAAFVYDPVLDEMFTAVKGEQASLNGREIRSSDRKLLEAAVVATTMPSFKFDGRDATDATIASIQKVVPAVFSLRIMASSSLQLAYVAAGRLDAYWSMDGDVEDWLAGALLAEEAGALVTNAESGNFTIGDKSIVASGQNLSTQIAHLLEKETEPDNGG, from the coding sequence ATGCAACTGGATATGGATTTGTGCAGCCAGCACCTAAAAACGGTTACTCAACTACTAAGAGAAAATCCAGCAGAAAGAAACCTTCGAGATGCAGGGGGAATGATTTCCTACGTCAAAGAAGCCAACTCTCGGGCGTGCTCTTTACTCAAGACCGCACTGGCAGAGGCATACCCGGATATTTCTTGGGGGTATTCTGAGCGCACAGGTGCGTCGTTCAGCAACGGCTCGGGTTCCGGGGCGTCCTGGATCTATGATCCAATTGACGGCGCATACCATTATCTTATGGGTCTCCCGTTGTGGTCGTCGTCTCTCGCGCTGGTAGTGAATGGAGAAACCAGGGCTGCTTTTGTCTACGATCCTGTCCTGGACGAAATGTTCACAGCGGTCAAAGGCGAACAGGCGTCACTGAATGGAAGAGAAATTAGATCGTCAGATCGAAAGCTGCTTGAAGCCGCAGTTGTCGCTACGACGATGCCATCTTTTAAATTCGACGGAAGGGATGCAACCGACGCGACCATTGCGTCTATACAGAAGGTCGTCCCGGCTGTGTTTTCCTTACGGATTATGGCGTCGTCATCACTTCAGCTTGCATATGTTGCGGCGGGAAGACTCGACGCCTACTGGTCTATGGATGGTGACGTAGAGGACTGGCTGGCAGGTGCGCTTTTGGCTGAAGAGGCCGGCGCATTGGTCACTAATGCAGAATCAGGAAATTTCACGATTGGGGATAAATCAATTGTCGCGTCAGGGCAGAACCTATCCACACAAATTGCACATTTGCTAGAAAAAGAAACGGAACCCGATAATGGCGGATAG
- a CDS encoding conserved hypothetical protein (Evidence 4 : Homologs of previously reported genes of unknown function), which yields MTDRRDDDFRIRPNAPKNRGQGFVSKVLQQAGKASSGKSSVRRPGTAGGTGRGTGQRPGSRLGRGHTAARFAGAKLTPMSRRVTIKTLLVNQRQVSPQSLAKHLRYIERDGVGRDGEPGQAYGPQTDAADLDAFKERCADDRHHFRFILSPEDGAELEDLRTYTRHLMGRMEADLGTGLDWVAVNHWNTDNPHTHIVVRGRDDTGKDLIIAGDYIADGFRHRAAELATEWLGPRTELEIQQTLQREVEQERWTSLDRTLQREAGEDVRVQIERFNEPRLQRQRLLLIGRLQRLQRLGLADEMQPGTWAVHSDAEKTLRALGERGDIIRTMQRAMRGEPRELAVFEPGDDGRTILGRVVAKGLADELRDRGYLVIDGVDGKAHYVALNARDELANYPTGAVVEVKGSADVRAADKNITALASDGLYRTDHHLAIAQGQAAPGRDPQEVVAAHVRRLEALRRAGIVERVAEGLWKVPDDLAEQGRRYDAQRLGGVAVELKSHLPIERQARVIGATWLDQQLIGGGSGLGDLGFGGEAKQAMQQRADFLAEQGLAERRGQRVILARNLLGTLRNRELAQAAKDIAADTGLEHRPVSDGQRVAGIYRGSVMLASGRYAMLDDGMGFSLVPWKPIIEQRLGQQLTATVRNGGVSWGFGRERGLA from the coding sequence ATGACCGACCGCCGCGACGACGATTTCCGCATCCGCCCCAATGCCCCGAAGAACCGAGGCCAGGGCTTCGTTTCCAAGGTGCTCCAGCAGGCAGGCAAGGCCAGCAGCGGCAAGTCCTCGGTGCGCCGTCCTGGGACGGCTGGGGGCACCGGGAGGGGCACTGGCCAGCGGCCCGGCTCGCGCCTGGGGCGCGGCCACACGGCGGCGCGCTTCGCCGGGGCGAAGCTGACGCCCATGTCGCGGCGCGTGACCATCAAGACCCTGCTGGTCAACCAGCGCCAGGTCAGCCCGCAGTCGCTCGCCAAGCACCTGCGCTACATCGAGCGCGATGGCGTGGGCCGCGATGGCGAGCCGGGCCAAGCCTACGGGCCGCAGACCGATGCCGCCGACCTCGACGCCTTCAAGGAACGCTGCGCCGATGACCGGCACCATTTCCGCTTCATCCTCTCGCCCGAGGACGGCGCCGAGCTGGAAGACCTGCGCACCTACACGCGGCACCTGATGGGCCGCATGGAAGCCGACCTGGGCACCGGCCTTGATTGGGTGGCCGTCAACCACTGGAACACCGACAACCCGCACACGCACATCGTCGTGCGCGGGCGCGACGACACCGGCAAAGACCTCATCATCGCTGGCGACTATATCGCCGATGGCTTCCGCCATCGCGCCGCTGAACTGGCGACCGAATGGCTGGGGCCACGCACCGAGCTGGAGATCCAGCAGACCTTGCAGCGCGAGGTAGAGCAGGAGCGATGGACAAGCCTGGATCGCACGCTGCAACGCGAAGCCGGCGAGGATGTCCGAGTGCAGATCGAACGGTTCAACGAACCGCGGCTGCAACGCCAGCGCCTGCTGCTGATCGGCCGGCTGCAACGCTTGCAGCGCCTGGGTCTGGCCGACGAGATGCAGCCCGGCACCTGGGCTGTCCATTCCGATGCCGAAAAGACGCTGCGCGCCCTGGGCGAGCGTGGCGACATCATCCGCACCATGCAGCGGGCCATGCGCGGCGAGCCGCGCGAGCTGGCGGTGTTCGAGCCGGGAGACGATGGCCGAACCATTCTCGGTCGCGTGGTCGCGAAGGGGCTGGCCGACGAGCTGCGCGACCGGGGCTATCTGGTCATCGACGGCGTGGACGGCAAGGCCCATTACGTTGCACTCAACGCCCGCGACGAGCTGGCGAACTATCCAACCGGTGCCGTGGTGGAGGTGAAGGGATCGGCTGACGTGCGCGCGGCCGACAAGAACATCACCGCACTGGCAAGCGATGGCCTGTACCGCACCGACCATCACCTCGCCATCGCGCAGGGGCAGGCCGCACCGGGCCGCGACCCGCAGGAAGTCGTCGCAGCCCACGTCCGCCGGCTGGAAGCCCTGCGCCGGGCGGGCATCGTCGAGCGCGTGGCCGAAGGGCTATGGAAGGTGCCGGACGACCTGGCCGAACAGGGCCGCCGCTATGACGCGCAGCGCCTGGGCGGCGTGGCGGTAGAACTGAAATCGCACCTGCCCATCGAGCGGCAGGCCCGCGTGATCGGCGCCACCTGGCTCGACCAGCAGTTGATCGGCGGCGGCTCGGGCTTGGGCGACCTGGGCTTTGGTGGTGAGGCCAAGCAGGCGATGCAGCAGCGCGCCGACTTCCTGGCCGAACAGGGGCTGGCCGAGCGGCGCGGGCAGCGCGTGATCCTGGCGCGCAACCTGCTGGGCACGCTGCGCAACCGGGAGCTGGCGCAGGCAGCGAAGGACATTGCCGCCGACACCGGCCTGGAGCATCGGCCCGTGTCCGACGGCCAGCGCGTGGCTGGCATCTACCGGGGCTCCGTCATGCTCGCCAGCGGACGCTACGCCATGCTCGATGACGGCATGGGGTTCAGTCTGGTGCCGTGGAAACCAATAATCGAACAAAGGCTGGGACAGCAACTCACCGCCACCGTGCGCAACGGTGGAGTGTCTTGGGGATTTGGCCGGGAGCGTGGTTTAGCGTGA
- the traF gene encoding Plasmid conjugal transfer transmembrane protein, producing the protein MTAFSTAGTAPRPRSRLRARLVLAGLSACGLAALAWASFVHPMPRLIYNPSDSVAVGWYRVDPQEHGTGSLPRPLSVGSIVLTTLPPDAAALAAQRGYLPARVPLLKRVGAVAPQEVCITGRVVRIDSVPSAAVLPADRWRRPLPSWQQCRRLEPGELFLLSVTNPASFDSRYFGPVSASAVIGVAHPVWLESRP; encoded by the coding sequence ATGACCGCTTTTTCGACTGCCGGCACCGCGCCGCGTCCTCGCTCGCGCCTGCGCGCCCGCCTCGTACTGGCGGGTCTGTCCGCCTGTGGCCTCGCGGCGCTGGCCTGGGCGTCCTTCGTGCATCCGATGCCGCGTCTGATCTACAACCCGTCCGACAGCGTGGCGGTAGGCTGGTATCGCGTCGATCCACAGGAGCACGGCACCGGCTCGCTGCCACGTCCTTTGTCCGTAGGCAGCATCGTCCTGACCACGCTGCCGCCAGATGCCGCCGCGCTGGCTGCGCAGCGCGGCTACCTGCCGGCGCGCGTGCCGCTGCTCAAGCGTGTGGGCGCCGTCGCGCCGCAGGAGGTGTGCATTACTGGCCGCGTTGTCCGCATCGACAGCGTGCCTTCGGCCGCCGTGCTGCCCGCTGACCGCTGGCGCCGGCCGCTGCCATCCTGGCAGCAATGCCGCCGCCTTGAACCCGGCGAACTGTTCCTCTTGAGTGTGACCAACCCGGCGTCGTTCGACAGCCGGTATTTCGGGCCGGTCAGCGCATCCGCCGTGATCGGCGTGGCGCATCCGGTCTGGCTGGAGTCACGCCCATGA
- a CDS encoding conserved exported hypothetical protein (Evidence 4 : Homologs of previously reported genes of unknown function) → MTASASPAAGAATAALAVPSGRPASAPLTRVALAYIEPRFKLYLRFGEPARTHQLDRWRRCAVFLPGAMFCRIRWQANDYGTVRWQLMVMQACTPLDAAQRIPGVQPGARLLLHAEGENQVRAVLERIDAIEVLGIAPAAVSPAYWRTLANRLAARLSLPEYTAERHAAWLTGRAMP, encoded by the coding sequence ATGACCGCATCCGCTTCGCCTGCCGCTGGCGCGGCCACGGCTGCGCTCGCAGTACCTTCCGGCCGGCCGGCCAGCGCGCCGCTGACGCGCGTGGCGCTGGCCTACATCGAACCACGCTTCAAGCTCTACTTGCGCTTCGGCGAACCTGCGCGCACGCACCAGCTCGACCGCTGGCGGCGCTGCGCCGTGTTCCTGCCGGGCGCCATGTTCTGCCGCATCCGCTGGCAGGCCAACGACTACGGCACCGTGCGCTGGCAGCTCATGGTGATGCAGGCATGCACGCCGCTGGACGCGGCGCAGCGCATCCCCGGCGTCCAGCCGGGCGCGCGCCTGCTGCTGCACGCCGAGGGCGAGAACCAGGTGCGCGCCGTGCTGGAGCGCATCGACGCCATCGAGGTGCTGGGCATCGCACCCGCCGCTGTCTCGCCCGCGTACTGGCGCACGCTCGCCAACCGGCTCGCTGCGCGCTTGTCTCTGCCCGAATACACGGCCGAACGGCACGCCGCCTGGCTGACCGGGAGGGCGATGCCATGA
- a CDS encoding conserved hypothetical protein (Evidence 4 : Homologs of previously reported genes of unknown function) → MTAKPPPNSKRSAKRVGIGARPPANPHAEAWIRQGDADALGKGDLYTARLTLDITPAMRARIKVSAFTQGVTVADLLRSLLEREFPEHRRENTP, encoded by the coding sequence ATGACAGCGAAGCCGCCACCGAACAGCAAACGCTCGGCTAAGCGCGTCGGCATCGGCGCGCGTCCGCCCGCGAATCCGCACGCCGAGGCGTGGATTCGCCAGGGCGACGCCGATGCGCTAGGCAAGGGCGACCTCTACACGGCTCGCCTGACCCTCGACATCACGCCCGCGATGCGGGCGCGCATCAAGGTATCGGCCTTCACGCAGGGCGTGACCGTGGCAGACCTGCTGCGCAGCCTGCTGGAGCGCGAGTTTCCAGAACACCGCAGGGAGAACACTCCATGA
- the parA gene encoding ATPase involved in plasmid partitioning ParA: protein MIVALLNQKGGVGKTTLATHIAGELAMRGQHVVLLDADPQGSSLDWTQRRSQQGLPRLFSAVGLARETLHQEAPELARRADHVVIDGPPRIAALARSALLAAERVLIPVQPSPYDLWASAEMVALIREAQVFRPALRAAFVINRRVSTTVIGREARQALADQPLPALRSEVHQRIVFADSVAAGRLARETTPDSAAAREITALVDELLRWPT from the coding sequence ATGATCGTCGCTCTGCTCAACCAGAAAGGTGGCGTGGGCAAGACCACGCTCGCCACGCACATCGCCGGCGAACTGGCGATGCGCGGGCAGCACGTCGTGCTGCTCGACGCCGACCCGCAGGGTTCATCGCTGGACTGGACGCAGCGCAGAAGCCAGCAAGGCTTGCCACGGCTATTCAGCGCCGTGGGCCTGGCACGCGAAACGCTGCATCAGGAAGCGCCGGAGCTGGCCCGCCGCGCCGATCACGTCGTCATCGACGGCCCGCCCAGGATCGCGGCGCTGGCGCGCTCCGCGCTGCTGGCGGCCGAGCGCGTGCTGATCCCCGTGCAGCCCAGCCCCTACGACCTGTGGGCCAGCGCCGAGATGGTGGCGCTGATCCGCGAGGCACAGGTGTTCCGGCCTGCGCTGCGCGCGGCCTTCGTCATCAATCGGCGCGTCAGTACCACCGTGATCGGGCGCGAAGCGCGCCAGGCGCTGGCCGATCAACCGCTTCCTGCGCTGCGCTCGGAAGTGCATCAGCGCATCGTGTTCGCCGACAGCGTGGCCGCTGGCCGGCTTGCACGCGAGACGACGCCGGACAGCGCCGCCGCCCGCGAAATCACCGCGCTGGTGGACGAACTGTTGCGGTGGCCGACATGA
- a CDS encoding hypothetical protein (Evidence 5 : No homology to any previously reported sequences): MVSCYQACGVSCYQAWDYRAIRRADRPQTRASIGFARPLTSLT, from the coding sequence ATGGTGTCGTGCTATCAGGCGTGCGGGGTGTCGTGCTATCAGGCGTGGGACTATCGTGCTATCAGGCGTGCCGATCGTCCGCAAACCCGCGCCAGCATTGGGTTTGCGCGTCCTCTAACTTCCCTAACTTAA